AGCTCCTAGCAACAGCTGCAATCGAAGAACAGACTGGACAGATGGAACTGGAATGAAAAACCGCTCCATTGCTGGAGCGGCTGAGTGTGAACATGATGAAGTGATGGGATCAGAGTTCGATTTTGCTCGTACCCATCGACCCGTGATCATCCATACCACCGCGGACTGGCTTGCGTGGCGCGTCAAACTCGCGCTCCTCGCCGCCGCCCTCAGCGCCGGAGGTGTCGCCCCATTGTGCGCGCTTGAGTGACAGGCCGATCTTGCGATCGTGCGTGTCGACACGGAGGATCTTGACCTCGACTTCCTCGCCAATGGTGACAACATCCTGCGGGTTCTCGACCTTGTGATCGGCGAGTTCCGAGATGTGCAGCAAGCCTTCGAGATCGTCTTCCAGTTCGACAAACACGCCGAAGTTGGTGATCTTGGAGACGGTGCCCTTGACAACCATGCCGGGCTTGTACGCGTCTGGGATTGCAGCGACCCACGGATCGTCCTGGAGCTGCTTCATGCCGAGGCTGATACGCTGCTTCTCCTGATCGACCTCGAGGATCTTGCAGGTGACGGTGTCGCCCTTCTTGACGATCTCGCTGGGATGCGTGATCTTCTTGGTCCAGGAGATATCAGAGATATGGAGCAGACCGTCGATGCCGGGTTCGATCTCAACAAACGCGCCGTAGTTTGCAAGGTTGCGGACAGTGCCCTCGATGACGTGGCCAACCGGGTACTTCTCGCCGACGAGTTCCCATGGATTGACCTCGACCTGCTTCATGCCGAGGCTGATCTCCTGCTTGTTCTTGTCAATCGCAAGCACAACGACCTCGACCTCGTCACCCGGCGCGATGATCTCGCTGGGATGGTTGATGCGGCGTGTCCACGACATCTCAGAGATATGCACGAGCCCCTCGATACCGTCTTCGAGACGGACGAACGCACCGTATGAGACAATGTTGACGACGTTGCCCTTGATGCGTGAGTTGACGGGGTACTTGGCCTCGATCTCTTCCCACGGGCTTGCGTCCTTCTGCTTCAGACCCAGCGCGATCTTCTCGCGATCCATGTCGATCGAGAGGACCTTCACTTCAATGACATCGTCAATCTTGACGATCTCACTTGGATGGCTCACGCGGCTCCATGACATATCGGTAATGTGCAGGAGACCATCGATACCGCCGAGATCGACAAACGCGCCGAAGTCAGCGATGTTCTTGACGGTGCCCTTGACAAGATCACCCTCGTTGATGTTCTTGAGCAGGCGTTCCTTGGCGCGATCGCGCTCGATCTCGATCAGCTTGCGACGGCTGACAACGATGTTGCGGCGCTCCTGATCAATCTTGATGATCGTGGCGCGGATCTTTCGACCGATGAACTCACCGACATCGTGAGGACGACGGATGTCAACCTGCGAAGCGGGCAGGAACGCGAGCACACCGATATCAACGAGCAGGCCGCCCTTTGTCTTGCGGACGACCTCGCCCTCGACATCGTCGCCTTCCTTGGTTGTATCGATGATGCGCTGCCAGTTGATGATGCGATCGGCCTTGCGCTTCGAGATTTCAACAAGGCCGTTGTTTCCTTCGAGTGATTCGAGCAGCACATCAATTGTTTCGCCAACAACAGGTGCTGCGCCCTCAAACTCTTCGCGAGGGACCAGGCCTTCGCTCTTGAGTCCGAGTTCGACGACGACATCGTCGCCCGCGAACCCGATGATCTTGCCTTTGATAAGTTTGCCCGGCGAGACTTCTTCCATTTGCTCGCCGAGAATGGAGTCCATGCGATTGTCGGTATCTGCTCCTCCAAACGCGTCACTGAGCAGCGCTTCAACTTCGGCGTCCGTGGAACCAAGTTGAGCGATCAGCGTGTCATCGATCATGTATATGTATCCAGAGGTGAATGTGTCCGATAAAGCTTCAGGCTTGAACCACGTTCAAGGACACCTGAAAACCCACTCAATCACGCGACCGAGGGGGATCGAACCGGTGCGACGCAGACCATGACAAAGCTTCTCTCTGTGCTGCGCCTTGACAGAAAGAAGCAGGGGGAACTGGTAGTCTAGTCGCAGTTTTGGCAAACTGGTACAAAAATCGCGTCAAACCCGCAGGAAAGACGCGAAATGAGCGGCAGGTACGAATGGTGGTGGTTCGCGACTGGCACTTTGTGCGCACAATCTGTGATCCTGAAAATCGGGCCGGGAGCGAGGTCTCAGCAAATCCCCCCAGCAATTCGTGACGATACAGGCACAAGCGATCTGTGATCCTTCGCACAGCAACCGTTTTTTGCTGGCCTTGGGAAACAGTTTGTCTAGAGTTTCAGCCCGTTTCGGAGATGTCCTCCGAGATATCAGGATGATCGAAACACGCTCGCCGATCCGATCACCCAGGGTTTCTGTTCGCACCATCTGGCTGTGGATACACGTTCATGAGCACTGTTGCCGCGACGCCGAATGTCACTCTTCCCCGCGATCCTGTCTGCGACGAAGTCGGTCTGCCGGAGGATCCAGATAATCTGTACACGCAGTCTGTGAGCACCATGCTCAAGGCGGCTGATTTGGTCGGGCTCAAGCATCGACTCAAGATCATTCTTGCCCAGCCGAAGAACGAGATTATGGTGCACTTCCCGGTGCGCATGGATGACGGTCATCACAAGCTGTTTAAGGGGTATCGCGTTCAGCACAACAACGCACTCGGTCCGTACAAGGGTGGTATTCGGTACCACCACGATGTGCATCTTGACGACGTCAAGAGTCTTGCATTTCTCATGACAATGAAGTGCTCGCTTGCGGGCGTGCCGTTCGGTGGTGGCAAGGGCGGTGTAAAGGTAGACCCTCGCGCTGTCAGCCAGGGCGAGCTTGAACGCGTCACACGTCGCTTCATCAGCGCTATTGCAAACGATATTGGTCCTGATTACGACATCCCTGCTCCGGACGTGGGCACGAACTCCCAGATCATGGCATGGATGGCTGACACTTACCAGATGTCGTCAACTGATCGTGCTGTATATGACGGCATGCGTGTCGTGACAGGCAAGCCAGTTGAAATCGGTGGGTCGCTCGGTCGTGAGAAGGCGACCGGTCAGGGACTTGCAGACGTCGTTGCAGAACTGCTGCCAGAGTTCGGTATGCCGATCAAGGGCATGCGGTTCTCAGTGCTTGGGTTTGGTAACGTCGGCTCGTGGGCTGGCAAGATTCTGCAGGACATGGGCGCCAAACTGGTGGCTGTGCAGGACCACACCGGTGGTCTTCGCGACGACAACGGTATTGACGCACACAAGCTTGCCGATCATTGTCGTTTGCATGGTGGTGTCAAGGGATTCAAGGGTGCAACTGAGGTTGGCGAAAAGGACTTTTATTCGACACCTGTTGACCTGTTTGTTCCTGCGGCGCTCGAGCAGATGATCCAGGAGCGAGAGGCGAACTGGCTTGACTGTAAGTACATGGCTGAGGGTGCAAACGCACCATCAACCCCGGTTGGTGATCGCGTGCTTGCGTCAAAGGGTGTTGAGATCATCCCCGCGATTCTCGCGAATGCTGGTGGCGTGACCGTGTCGTACTTTGAGTGGGTTCAGAATAAGACCAGTGAGTACTGGGATGTGGATCGTGTCGACAAGACACTCAACAAGCACATGGTCAAGGCTGCCCACCAGACCATCGCTGCGAAGAATCGATTTAACACAGACATGCGTACCGCAGCGTACGCTGCAGCGCTTGAGCGCCTCGCGCAGGCATACGCGGTTCGTGGTATCTTCCCGTAAGCGGGAGCCGTCGTATACGTATTTTTCACCCGCCCAAGCTTCGGCTTTGGCGGGTTTTCTGTTGGCAGGATTTGTTTGATTCAGCTACACTTGGCCCATGGCAATGATTGACAACAGCAGGGTGCTGACAGAGTTTGAGGATGGCGTTGTGGTCGCTGTCATCAGGTTGTCAAAGATCACAGAAGCAGATACCGGTGCGCTTGAGGAGGATCTCGTTGCGGCTGCTTCGCCGCACGGTTGGAAACTTGCTCTTGATATGTCTGAGGTGCTGCTGCTTGCGTCAGTTGGCATCTCAATGCTGCTGGCATTGCGAAAGAATGCGCAGGCTGCCGGTGGTCATGTTGCATTGTACAATGTAACGCCGGATGTCTCGAACATGCTCAAGATTACAAAGCTCTCGACATTGTTCAAAGTAGGCAAGGATCGTGCTGCAGCGGTGAAATCGCTGTCCTGATAGATGGAGAGCATACCCTTTATTCTGTATCTTCATTGTTTGCAACACGGGCGAAACCCGCATCGTCAACCTCGATGATTCCAAGCATCGCGAGCGCATTTCGAGCGGCGATCTGCTCTGCCTGTTTCTTCGATTGTGCCCATGCGGCTTCGAATCGTCGCGCACCAACAATAATGCCGACCTTGAACGCCTTGGCGTGATCGGGTCCCTTCTCATCAAGCACCCTGTAGACTGGTACGTCGCCAAGAATTCGCTGCGCATGTTGTTGCAGCAGTGATTTATAGTTTTCCTGATGGCCGCTCTCGATCGACTCGTCGATCAGCGTATCGATAAACGAAATGACAAATGCTGATGCGGCGTCGTATCCACCATCGAGGTAGATTGCTGCGATAAGTGCTTCAAGCACACCAGCCGAAATGGACATCGGAATGTCCACCCCCGAGCGCATGCCCTTCCCGAGAATAGTAAAGTCACACAGCCCCAGTGATATCGCAACGTCCGAACACGATTGTCGTGAGACCGCAGCACTCTTCACCTTGGTCATGTCACCTTCTTCAAGATCCGGATAGCGAGTGAACAATCTCTGGCACGTGATCAGACCAAGGACCGCATCGCCAAGAAACTCCAGGCGTTCATTGGAGTCGAGCCGGTCCTCAACAGCTGAGGCGTGGGTGAGCGCAGCGCGCAATAAATCATGATCGGTGAACGTGTACCCGATGCGTTGTTCCAGAATGGTGCGAGTCGCAGTATCCACGAGTGTCTTAATCTTTGCATAATGGCCGAACAGACAACACTTTGCAATCCCCCAGTTCCGTTTGATGTATCGAAATCAACCGAATGTGTAGTTCAACAGGGATATATGGACCG
Above is a genomic segment from Phycisphaeraceae bacterium containing:
- a CDS encoding 30S ribosomal protein S1, with product MIDDTLIAQLGSTDAEVEALLSDAFGGADTDNRMDSILGEQMEEVSPGKLIKGKIIGFAGDDVVVELGLKSEGLVPREEFEGAAPVVGETIDVLLESLEGNNGLVEISKRKADRIINWQRIIDTTKEGDDVEGEVVRKTKGGLLVDIGVLAFLPASQVDIRRPHDVGEFIGRKIRATIIKIDQERRNIVVSRRKLIEIERDRAKERLLKNINEGDLVKGTVKNIADFGAFVDLGGIDGLLHITDMSWSRVSHPSEIVKIDDVIEVKVLSIDMDREKIALGLKQKDASPWEEIEAKYPVNSRIKGNVVNIVSYGAFVRLEDGIEGLVHISEMSWTRRINHPSEIIAPGDEVEVVVLAIDKNKQEISLGMKQVEVNPWELVGEKYPVGHVIEGTVRNLANYGAFVEIEPGIDGLLHISDISWTKKITHPSEIVKKGDTVTCKILEVDQEKQRISLGMKQLQDDPWVAAIPDAYKPGMVVKGTVSKITNFGVFVELEDDLEGLLHISELADHKVENPQDVVTIGEEVEVKILRVDTHDRKIGLSLKRAQWGDTSGAEGGGEEREFDAPRKPVRGGMDDHGSMGTSKIEL
- a CDS encoding Glu/Leu/Phe/Val dehydrogenase; translated protein: MSTVAATPNVTLPRDPVCDEVGLPEDPDNLYTQSVSTMLKAADLVGLKHRLKIILAQPKNEIMVHFPVRMDDGHHKLFKGYRVQHNNALGPYKGGIRYHHDVHLDDVKSLAFLMTMKCSLAGVPFGGGKGGVKVDPRAVSQGELERVTRRFISAIANDIGPDYDIPAPDVGTNSQIMAWMADTYQMSSTDRAVYDGMRVVTGKPVEIGGSLGREKATGQGLADVVAELLPEFGMPIKGMRFSVLGFGNVGSWAGKILQDMGAKLVAVQDHTGGLRDDNGIDAHKLADHCRLHGGVKGFKGATEVGEKDFYSTPVDLFVPAALEQMIQEREANWLDCKYMAEGANAPSTPVGDRVLASKGVEIIPAILANAGGVTVSYFEWVQNKTSEYWDVDRVDKTLNKHMVKAAHQTIAAKNRFNTDMRTAAYAAALERLAQAYAVRGIFP
- a CDS encoding STAS domain-containing protein; the protein is MAMIDNSRVLTEFEDGVVVAVIRLSKITEADTGALEEDLVAAASPHGWKLALDMSEVLLLASVGISMLLALRKNAQAAGGHVALYNVTPDVSNMLKITKLSTLFKVGKDRAAAVKSLS
- the rnc gene encoding ribonuclease III, whose translation is MKTLVDTATRTILEQRIGYTFTDHDLLRAALTHASAVEDRLDSNERLEFLGDAVLGLITCQRLFTRYPDLEEGDMTKVKSAAVSRQSCSDVAISLGLCDFTILGKGMRSGVDIPMSISAGVLEALIAAIYLDGGYDAASAFVISFIDTLIDESIESGHQENYKSLLQQHAQRILGDVPVYRVLDEKGPDHAKAFKVGIIVGARRFEAAWAQSKKQAEQIAARNALAMLGIIEVDDAGFARVANNEDTE